The following proteins are co-located in the Candidatus Poribacteria bacterium genome:
- a CDS encoding M23 family metallopeptidase: MYTLIIMSSHKNSVRQHVIGRGLLLLLSCVILGLFSAAIGGFSYGLFHKRQSVSAANELQTRMDKEIQQLTQAKHEVESELAAVNKEMNEIRQMAEKIREVLGILGQGGEMNATSSAGESEPQQMDISALTDATPDTHEPQKLTPSILKEELQALYNYINAYQKQLFGYPLILPVKFQQENGEQHAFWYSSHFGWRNHPLTKNREFHQGLDIKTRAGVPVIAAADGTVVQVGEKGYLGNTIEIIHETSGYKTLYAHLQGYAEGLKVNQEVVRGQIIGYVGNTGRSTGAHLHYGIYDIEKERWRNPILFIFNQEPTLSP; the protein is encoded by the coding sequence ATGTATACACTTATTATCATGTCATCTCATAAAAATTCTGTCCGCCAGCACGTGATCGGTCGAGGGCTTCTATTGCTGCTATCCTGCGTTATCCTTGGTCTATTCTCTGCGGCAATTGGCGGCTTCAGCTACGGCCTCTTCCACAAACGGCAGAGCGTCAGTGCTGCAAACGAATTACAGACGCGCATGGATAAAGAAATTCAACAATTAACACAGGCAAAACACGAAGTTGAATCGGAACTTGCTGCCGTTAACAAGGAAATGAACGAGATTCGCCAGATGGCAGAAAAGATCCGAGAGGTTTTAGGGATACTTGGGCAAGGGGGCGAGATGAATGCGACTTCGTCCGCAGGAGAATCCGAGCCTCAACAGATGGATATATCCGCGCTCACTGATGCCACACCTGATACCCACGAGCCCCAGAAACTGACACCCAGTATTCTGAAAGAGGAGTTGCAGGCTCTCTATAACTATATCAACGCCTATCAAAAACAACTTTTCGGATATCCTTTGATTCTCCCAGTGAAATTCCAACAAGAAAACGGGGAGCAACACGCCTTTTGGTATTCTTCCCACTTCGGATGGCGGAACCACCCGTTAACGAAAAACCGTGAATTTCATCAAGGGTTGGATATTAAAACCCGCGCCGGCGTTCCTGTGATCGCTGCCGCCGATGGCACAGTTGTACAGGTTGGCGAGAAGGGCTATTTGGGAAATACAATTGAGATCATCCATGAAACATCCGGGTATAAAACTTTGTACGCGCATTTGCAAGGCTATGCAGAGGGTCTCAAAGTTAATCAAGAAGTGGTACGTGGTCAGATTATTGGCTACGTCGGAAATACTGGCCGCAGCACGGGGGCTCACCTCCACTACGGCATTTATGATATCGAAAAAGAAAGGTGGCGGAACCCAATCCTGTTTATCTTTAATCAAGAACCAACGCTCTCACCGTAA
- a CDS encoding CBS domain-containing protein: MNETTKNPPEEKEGPMPVVRKPDMGEMELVTPKPLVAHNRQAAKSRKKGGFGKSGRQATPSREQLVQLLLENIEAFSDSEAQLLSTIFELQTLTAQEVMLPLSEAAVLIVGSSSSEVLTLCRASNYHYIPVYNARVDQLLGVVDAMEVLASEHPENDLSSFVRDVNYVPALKSATDLLSDLRQSEIPIAIVVNEHGSCVGIVELIDILERLIGKVAANRKRTTPHIEKLGASDWRIDARMLITDVNKVLDIRIPTDQCDTIGGFVLMLLGHLPQKGEKVVYEDVEFNIEAAFKYGISQIRATRKT; encoded by the coding sequence ATGAACGAGACTACCAAAAACCCTCCGGAAGAAAAAGAGGGTCCCATGCCTGTCGTTAGAAAGCCGGACATGGGGGAAATGGAGTTAGTTACGCCTAAGCCGCTTGTTGCACATAATAGACAGGCAGCAAAGTCCCGCAAAAAGGGGGGGTTTGGGAAATCCGGACGGCAGGCGACCCCATCTCGCGAACAACTCGTCCAGTTACTGCTGGAAAATATTGAGGCATTTTCGGACTCCGAAGCTCAATTACTCAGCACAATTTTTGAGTTGCAAACGCTGACAGCACAAGAAGTAATGTTGCCATTATCAGAAGCAGCCGTGCTGATAGTCGGGTCATCCTCCTCTGAAGTTCTCACACTCTGCCGCGCTTCCAACTATCATTACATCCCTGTTTATAATGCACGCGTCGACCAATTACTCGGAGTCGTTGATGCAATGGAGGTACTCGCAAGCGAGCACCCCGAGAACGATTTATCGTCATTCGTGCGCGATGTGAATTATGTCCCTGCCCTGAAGTCTGCTACGGATTTATTGAGTGATCTGCGGCAATCTGAGATACCGATCGCGATTGTGGTTAACGAGCACGGCAGTTGTGTCGGGATCGTAGAATTGATAGATATTTTAGAGCGGCTTATAGGCAAGGTCGCAGCTAATCGCAAACGGACGACACCTCACATCGAAAAACTTGGAGCAAGCGACTGGCGGATCGATGCACGCATGTTAATTACTGATGTTAATAAAGTCTTAGACATCCGAATCCCCACAGATCAGTGTGATACGATTGGTGGCTTTGTCCTGATGTTGCTCGGCCACTTACCACAAAAAGGTGAGAAGGTTGTCTATGAAGATGTTGAATTTAATATAGAGGCAGCTTTCAAGTACGGGATCTCCCAAATTCGGGCTACGAGAAAAACCTAA
- a CDS encoding phytanoyl-CoA dioxygenase family protein, with product MKLEKKAFFEKEGYLIVENLLSAEEVEACQVEIHKLHQFAAEQESDIEKERAAVARRHVQREPFAKDETQGSNLPVLRKAENTRQYSEVFRNLAQHPKLISVVQELTESEDLLLFRSTLMFKPAFHGSSHGLHQDSAYWPMEPPNLVTVSIALNDATPENGCFKVIPKSHLWGMQSWGDIARQQGAELTDRKEVAEQQMDVPLSAGSALFFHSLMVHGSGPNTTPRSRNTALYAYFSPQVRYVPRDGKPGEKTFPVVAGLGGQTELTLVAQTDGRS from the coding sequence ATGAAACTCGAGAAAAAGGCGTTTTTTGAAAAGGAAGGTTATCTTATCGTTGAAAATCTACTGTCGGCAGAAGAGGTTGAGGCATGCCAAGTAGAGATCCACAAGTTGCACCAGTTCGCAGCGGAGCAGGAATCCGATATAGAAAAAGAACGAGCAGCGGTTGCCCGCCGCCACGTACAACGCGAACCCTTCGCAAAAGACGAGACCCAAGGAAGCAACCTACCGGTGTTACGGAAAGCAGAAAATACACGGCAGTATTCCGAAGTATTTCGGAACCTCGCACAGCATCCGAAACTCATCTCAGTCGTCCAAGAACTCACCGAATCCGAGGATCTATTGCTTTTTAGAAGCACGCTGATGTTCAAACCTGCGTTCCACGGTTCCTCACATGGCTTACATCAAGACTCGGCATATTGGCCGATGGAGCCGCCGAACCTTGTTACCGTGAGCATCGCGCTCAACGACGCTACGCCGGAGAACGGTTGCTTCAAGGTGATTCCGAAAAGCCATCTGTGGGGCATGCAATCCTGGGGAGACATTGCCCGTCAGCAGGGTGCAGAACTCACTGATCGGAAAGAGGTGGCAGAGCAACAGATGGATGTGCCGCTTTCGGCGGGGAGTGCTCTGTTTTTCCATAGCCTGATGGTGCACGGTTCGGGTCCTAATACCACACCGCGTTCTCGGAATACAGCCTTGTATGCCTACTTCTCGCCGCAAGTCAGGTATGTCCCGAGAGACGGGAAACCCGGTGAAAAAACGTTTCCTGTCGTTGCGGGCCTCGGTGGTCAAACGGAACTGACGCTCGTTGCCCAGACTGATGGTAGATCTTAA
- a CDS encoding Nramp family divalent metal transporter translates to MARLYQPLDDFKVVELPEKQLPFWKIAGPGAILVGLSIGAGESVIWPLIAAEYGGSMIWAAVLGVFLQLWINFEVGRWTIATGETVYTGYSRIWRGFAPLFILLTVVGWIAPGWARTSGLALKALVLGPGGAGSDTFWTIVTFAGVALILFGPKMIYNSVERTVELLVAIVTTGLILVAIAVGSMDTWKEVGAGLINVGYKDPGMPVKTFFSALVFAGAGGTANLFYTFYLRDKNIGMGAQLPGLQNPLRGRTEKVPATGFIFEVTEENRKRFTAWWQYVKKDQILFFWALNTLTILLFIFGALAVLHPQGIVPEQGKLIYDEAQILGEIWGAAGQKIFLLVGVATLFGTQLALVDGVSRSISDIIYTNFRGAQKRDLSWWYLLTAGIWIVGGCVITFVMEQLNVSELGFLFNAAYMGGFAMAIYVPLTLYMNYRFLPDFAKPKRLSTVMMLIASCVYVGFAISSIIWEVKQLIGG, encoded by the coding sequence ATGGCAAGACTTTATCAACCGCTTGACGATTTTAAGGTCGTTGAGTTACCCGAAAAGCAGCTACCGTTTTGGAAAATTGCGGGGCCTGGGGCAATCTTGGTCGGTTTATCTATTGGTGCAGGTGAGAGTGTGATTTGGCCCCTCATTGCCGCAGAGTACGGTGGGAGCATGATTTGGGCGGCAGTGCTCGGGGTATTCCTCCAACTTTGGATTAACTTTGAGGTAGGCCGCTGGACAATCGCAACAGGCGAGACGGTATATACAGGTTACAGTCGTATCTGGCGAGGGTTCGCCCCGTTGTTCATTCTGCTAACTGTAGTCGGGTGGATAGCACCCGGATGGGCACGCACATCAGGCCTCGCGCTCAAAGCACTTGTGCTTGGACCCGGCGGTGCGGGCTCTGATACCTTCTGGACCATAGTGACATTTGCAGGGGTCGCGCTGATCCTCTTCGGACCGAAGATGATTTACAATTCTGTAGAACGGACGGTTGAACTGCTTGTTGCCATCGTAACGACTGGATTAATCCTGGTTGCTATCGCTGTCGGTTCTATGGATACATGGAAGGAAGTCGGCGCGGGCTTGATAAACGTTGGTTACAAAGACCCCGGCATGCCGGTGAAAACCTTTTTCAGTGCATTAGTCTTCGCCGGGGCTGGCGGGACGGCGAACCTCTTCTACACCTTCTATCTACGCGACAAGAATATCGGTATGGGAGCGCAGCTGCCGGGGCTACAGAACCCGCTGCGCGGCAGAACCGAGAAAGTGCCTGCAACGGGGTTCATTTTTGAAGTGACAGAGGAAAATCGAAAACGCTTCACGGCATGGTGGCAATATGTGAAAAAGGACCAGATACTTTTCTTCTGGGCACTCAACACACTCACGATTCTGCTCTTTATTTTTGGGGCACTCGCGGTTTTACACCCGCAAGGGATTGTTCCTGAGCAAGGCAAACTTATTTACGATGAAGCACAGATATTAGGGGAAATCTGGGGCGCGGCGGGACAGAAGATTTTCTTATTGGTCGGTGTAGCGACGCTTTTCGGGACGCAACTCGCGTTGGTTGACGGCGTATCGCGCTCGATTTCCGACATTATCTATACCAACTTCCGAGGCGCGCAAAAGCGGGATTTGAGCTGGTGGTATCTTCTCACCGCAGGTATCTGGATCGTCGGGGGCTGTGTAATCACTTTTGTAATGGAGCAATTAAACGTCAGTGAATTAGGATTTCTCTTTAATGCGGCATACATGGGCGGGTTCGCTATGGCGATTTATGTCCCGCTTACACTTTACATGAACTACCGCTTTCTGCCTGATTTCGCCAAACCGAAACGGCTCTCTACCGTCATGATGCTGATCGCTTCATGTGTCTACGTCGGGTTCGCGATTTCAAGCATCATCTGGGAAGTTAAACAATTGATTGGAGGCTAA
- a CDS encoding FAD-binding protein, with protein sequence MNTPTWENLEQQLSDTLAGEVRFDPYSKALYSTDASLYQIQPIGVVIPKDRQDVIKTVQIASEHNVPILPRGGGTSLAGQSVGEAIVLDMSKYMNQLLEVDIAERWARVQPGIVLDELNHKLKPHGLMYAPDVATSSRANVGGTIGNNSAGSHSLIYGKTIDHVMSLDLVLSNADEITASPISLEKLEAKKQGNTLERNIYRELCRICEDNAAEIRKRYPRILRRVAGYNLDEFVTDAGSKEVTPYRRDGCDENHPFSLTKILVGSEGTLATTVEATVNLVSIPKLTALCVVHFESLIASMEAMQPILECNPTAVELIDKTILDMARGSLEFSRLTTFIQGEPTALLAVEFYGETQVELESQLEKLEKTLKSAGFGYAFVRCFTAEEKSRVWETRKAGLGLLMGMKGDAKPVGFVEDAAVPIEHLPEYVRRFDEIVTAHDTTAAYYAHASVGLLHNRPIVNLKSETDIQKMHDIAREVRDLLMELDGAMSGEHGDGLVRSEWIESMFGPQIYQALTEVKSAFDPNGIMNPGKIVDAPPMTENLRFGADYNTIKIDTYFDFSSQDGFGRAIEMCNGVGACRKTLTGTMCPSFIATREEEHSTRGRANALRSIISGALPHTEFTNERLQEVLDLCLGCKACKAECPSNVDMAKIKYEVMAHYHKANGLPLHRRLFGEIGALAPLGSMFSPFSNWAVNNGISKWIAEKLIGVDRRRDMPTFVRPTYEQWFRKRGAKQTSDKKVVLFPDTFMNYSEPSIGKAAAELLEACGFEVLLPEKRCCGRPLISEGMLDRAVENATYNIDALRGYADEGIPIIGCEPSCTSAITDDYVELIGTQDAKRVAQATCSFEEFFAQLAEKDELPLEFSAEPRDVLLHGHCHQRALVGIQPTVQMLNLPAEYNVTVIDSSCCGMAGAFGYEKAHYDLSMKIGELRLFDAVREKPPGSFALSAAGFSCRHQLEHGTGVQPRHPVEVLHEAVIKD encoded by the coding sequence ATGAACACCCCCACATGGGAAAATCTTGAACAACAACTATCGGATACACTTGCAGGTGAGGTGCGTTTTGATCCATATTCTAAGGCACTCTACAGCACAGATGCAAGCCTTTATCAAATACAACCGATAGGTGTTGTAATTCCGAAAGACCGCCAAGACGTTATCAAAACGGTGCAAATTGCCTCAGAACATAATGTCCCCATCCTTCCTCGTGGTGGTGGTACGAGCCTCGCTGGACAGAGCGTCGGTGAGGCGATCGTGTTGGATATGTCTAAGTACATGAATCAACTGCTTGAGGTAGACATCGCTGAACGTTGGGCGCGTGTGCAGCCGGGTATCGTCTTAGACGAGTTGAACCATAAGTTAAAGCCGCACGGTTTGATGTATGCGCCAGATGTTGCCACGAGCAGCCGCGCGAACGTTGGTGGCACTATCGGCAATAACTCCGCAGGTTCGCACTCTCTCATCTACGGTAAAACTATCGATCACGTCATGTCGCTTGACTTGGTGCTTTCCAACGCTGACGAAATCACAGCATCTCCCATTTCACTTGAGAAATTAGAAGCTAAAAAACAGGGCAACACATTAGAACGGAACATCTATCGCGAGTTATGCCGTATCTGTGAGGACAACGCAGCAGAAATCCGTAAACGTTATCCGCGTATCCTGCGTCGTGTCGCCGGCTATAATCTGGATGAGTTTGTTACAGATGCCGGTTCAAAAGAGGTAACACCCTATCGGCGCGACGGATGCGATGAAAACCACCCATTTAGCCTGACGAAAATTCTCGTGGGTTCTGAGGGAACACTCGCGACGACCGTTGAAGCGACAGTGAATCTCGTTTCGATTCCCAAACTGACTGCGCTGTGTGTCGTCCATTTTGAATCTCTCATTGCCTCCATGGAGGCAATGCAACCCATCTTGGAATGTAACCCGACCGCTGTAGAACTCATAGACAAAACGATCCTTGATATGGCGCGAGGTTCATTAGAATTTTCACGACTTACCACTTTCATACAAGGCGAACCAACAGCGCTCCTTGCTGTCGAATTTTACGGTGAGACCCAAGTCGAATTAGAATCACAGTTAGAGAAACTTGAAAAAACGTTAAAAAGTGCTGGTTTCGGTTATGCGTTCGTACGCTGTTTTACCGCCGAAGAAAAATCGCGCGTTTGGGAGACCCGGAAAGCTGGACTCGGTTTGCTAATGGGAATGAAAGGCGATGCCAAACCGGTAGGTTTCGTTGAAGATGCAGCCGTGCCCATAGAGCACTTGCCAGAATATGTTCGCCGATTCGATGAAATTGTCACGGCACACGACACCACCGCCGCCTACTATGCCCATGCAAGCGTTGGGTTGTTGCACAACCGCCCTATCGTCAACCTCAAATCCGAAACTGACATTCAGAAGATGCACGACATCGCTCGTGAAGTTCGAGACCTACTCATGGAATTGGACGGTGCTATGAGTGGAGAACACGGCGATGGACTCGTCCGGAGTGAGTGGATAGAAAGCATGTTCGGTCCACAGATATATCAGGCACTCACTGAGGTAAAAAGCGCGTTCGACCCGAACGGTATTATGAATCCGGGCAAAATTGTCGATGCACCGCCGATGACAGAAAATCTGCGTTTCGGTGCAGATTACAACACTATTAAAATTGATACCTATTTCGATTTCTCCAGTCAAGACGGATTTGGCAGAGCAATTGAGATGTGCAACGGTGTCGGCGCATGCAGAAAAACGCTGACTGGCACCATGTGTCCCTCTTTTATTGCGACGCGTGAAGAAGAGCACTCGACACGTGGGCGTGCGAATGCGCTGCGCTCCATCATTTCGGGAGCGTTGCCACACACAGAATTCACGAATGAACGGCTACAAGAGGTACTCGATTTATGTCTCGGCTGCAAAGCATGCAAAGCGGAGTGTCCGTCTAATGTAGACATGGCGAAGATTAAATACGAGGTCATGGCACACTACCACAAAGCAAACGGTTTGCCCTTGCATCGGCGGCTGTTTGGTGAGATCGGTGCGCTCGCGCCGCTCGGCTCGATGTTTTCTCCGTTCTCCAATTGGGCAGTCAACAACGGGATTTCAAAATGGATCGCCGAAAAATTAATTGGCGTTGACCGACGACGGGATATGCCTACCTTTGTGCGTCCTACCTACGAACAGTGGTTCCGAAAGCGTGGTGCCAAACAGACATCGGATAAAAAAGTTGTACTCTTTCCCGACACCTTTATGAATTACAGCGAACCTTCTATCGGTAAGGCCGCGGCGGAGTTGCTGGAAGCATGCGGATTTGAGGTACTGCTACCTGAAAAACGGTGCTGCGGTCGGCCACTTATCTCAGAGGGGATGCTTGACCGAGCAGTTGAGAATGCGACTTACAATATTGACGCGCTTCGAGGTTATGCTGACGAAGGAATCCCGATTATTGGATGCGAGCCGAGTTGCACTTCTGCCATTACCGATGATTACGTTGAGTTGATCGGCACACAGGATGCAAAACGTGTCGCTCAGGCAACTTGTTCGTTTGAGGAATTTTTTGCGCAGCTGGCTGAAAAGGACGAATTGCCGTTGGAATTTTCGGCAGAACCCCGTGACGTATTACTGCATGGACATTGCCATCAGCGCGCACTTGTCGGTATCCAACCAACTGTCCAGATGCTAAACCTACCCGCAGAATACAACGTCACAGTGATCGACTCAAGCTGTTGTGGTATGGCTGGCGCGTTTGGATATGAGAAGGCACATTATGATCTCTCTATGAAGATAGGTGAATTACGGCTTTTTGATGCCGTCCGTGAAAAGCCGCCGGGTAGTTTCGCGCTTAGTGCCGCCGGGTTCTCTTGCAGACACCAACTTGAACACGGGACGGGTGTGCAACCGAGACACCCGGTTGAAGTGTTACACGAAGCAGTAATCAAAGATTAA
- a CDS encoding glycosyltransferase family 4 protein has protein sequence MKPYRRKFALIAEHPDVTLRVVTPMRWYESFQDIIFQPEPDTPCEECPCPIRFSGYGSRFYYRHGIKPHFRDFQPDIIHLEEEAWSLNALQTVRLKRKYCPNSRLIFRTSLSIPTKQRFGILPVWIERAVFRETDRAFPLSENAGKILTERGYTGKQTPFPNGVDVRHFYKMDVTQLRDSLELSGCFVVGYVGRLLQMKGIDTLLQALAHLVTHNTTRTYKLLIVGQGEDKDAFVKKAETLGISEQIVWIDAVPPEEVAAYINCMDTIVLPSLTTTGWVEFFGRVLIEGMACKVPVIGSDSGEIPHVIDDAGLVFPEADTDALAERIYQIAHDVHLRNELVARGLDRIKNFTWETIAERTYQVYQELLGAATK, from the coding sequence ATGAAGCCGTACCGGCGCAAGTTCGCGCTCATTGCGGAACACCCAGATGTTACACTACGTGTTGTCACACCAATGCGTTGGTATGAAAGCTTCCAAGACATTATTTTTCAACCGGAACCTGACACGCCGTGTGAAGAGTGTCCGTGTCCGATCCGATTCTCCGGTTATGGTAGCCGTTTTTACTACCGGCATGGCATTAAGCCTCACTTCAGGGACTTCCAACCGGATATTATTCACTTAGAGGAGGAAGCGTGGAGCCTCAACGCGCTACAAACGGTTCGTTTAAAACGGAAGTATTGTCCGAACAGCCGTCTCATTTTTCGCACGTCCCTGAGCATACCGACGAAGCAGCGGTTTGGCATATTACCCGTGTGGATTGAGCGCGCCGTCTTTCGAGAGACGGATAGAGCTTTTCCGCTTAGTGAAAATGCTGGCAAAATTCTAACCGAACGGGGCTACACTGGAAAACAGACCCCATTTCCGAATGGCGTTGATGTACGCCATTTCTATAAGATGGATGTCACCCAATTACGTGACTCACTGGAACTTAGCGGCTGTTTTGTGGTCGGTTATGTCGGTAGATTGCTCCAGATGAAGGGTATAGATACACTTCTTCAAGCCTTAGCACACCTTGTAACCCATAACACCACACGCACTTATAAACTTTTAATCGTTGGGCAAGGCGAAGATAAAGATGCGTTCGTAAAAAAGGCAGAAACCCTCGGTATTTCTGAACAGATTGTGTGGATCGATGCAGTACCCCCTGAAGAGGTCGCTGCCTATATTAATTGTATGGACACGATTGTCCTGCCTTCGCTGACGACAACAGGATGGGTAGAATTCTTTGGTAGAGTGCTTATCGAGGGAATGGCGTGCAAAGTCCCAGTCATCGGCTCAGATTCTGGCGAAATTCCGCACGTCATTGATGACGCAGGGCTCGTTTTTCCTGAAGCGGATACGGATGCTTTAGCGGAAAGGATATATCAAATCGCTCACGATGTACACCTCCGAAACGAGCTGGTTGCGCGCGGGCTTGATCGTATCAAAAATTTCACGTGGGAGACGATTGCGGAACGGACATATCAAGTATATCAAGAACTACTTGGGGCGGCTACAAAATAA
- a CDS encoding DNA glycosylase: MQIQNATDFSLKYTLESGQSFRWNRIDNAYYGVVEGRILKITQKGTTLCVQSSTDEDETRFVSYLRHYLDIGRDVPKILAEVNNDAYMHRAIQKLWGMRILNQELWETVASFILSQNNNVSRIRGIIRRLSERFGEHLTLAGYEDYSFPSPEALAIATNEELLACGTGYRANYLRDTAEAVVNGELPLTTMKQMSYFEAKQALMRRNGIGEKVADCICLFSLGHLAALPIDVWIKRIFETLYLRRRATHREIREFAHSYFGDSVGYAQQYLFHYVHECSNWADAEHLSLIESTVTAVEEQCESTTR; the protein is encoded by the coding sequence ATGCAGATTCAGAACGCAACAGATTTCAGTCTGAAATACACCTTAGAATCGGGACAATCATTTCGATGGAACCGAATAGATAATGCCTACTACGGCGTTGTAGAAGGACGTATCCTCAAAATCACCCAAAAAGGAACAACTTTGTGTGTTCAAAGTTCTACCGACGAAGATGAGACCCGTTTCGTGTCATATCTCCGCCACTATCTTGACATTGGGCGCGATGTACCCAAAATTCTTGCTGAAGTTAACAACGATGCCTATATGCATCGGGCGATTCAGAAACTTTGGGGAATGCGGATTCTGAACCAAGAACTCTGGGAAACAGTGGCATCGTTCATTTTATCGCAGAACAATAATGTCTCTCGGATTCGTGGCATCATCCGTCGGCTGTCCGAACGTTTCGGTGAACATTTAACACTTGCTGGATATGAGGATTACAGTTTTCCGAGTCCGGAGGCACTCGCAATAGCAACAAACGAGGAACTTCTTGCCTGTGGCACTGGCTATCGAGCCAATTACCTTCGGGATACTGCAGAAGCAGTCGTTAATGGTGAACTCCCGCTCACAACGATGAAACAGATGTCATATTTTGAAGCGAAGCAAGCATTAATGCGTCGAAACGGCATCGGCGAAAAGGTCGCCGACTGTATCTGTCTGTTTTCGCTTGGGCACCTCGCGGCATTACCGATTGATGTCTGGATAAAACGGATTTTTGAGACGCTTTATCTTCGCCGACGCGCGACGCACCGCGAAATACGCGAATTCGCTCACAGTTATTTCGGGGACAGTGTAGGATACGCACAGCAGTATCTCTTTCACTACGTTCATGAGTGTTCAAATTGGGCAGATGCCGAGCATTTGTCGCTTATTGAATCAACTGTTACCGCTGTGGAGGAACAGTGTGAATCCACCACGAGGTAA